The Clostridia bacterium genome includes a region encoding these proteins:
- the spoIVB gene encoding SpoIVB peptidase, producing the protein GRYKLGLWIRDSAAGIGTLTFIKEIKNGYSFGALGHPICDPDTLTVVPVRSGDIYRCNVVGIKRSEKGAPGEIKGVFLKEGKRLGEIKKNNKFGVFGSMNERLINPLFPKPIEVCPRRAVKPGKAKIVTTVGDEVKQYDIEIIKTNYQRSSEEKSMVIRVVDSELLQKTGGIVQGMSGSPIIQNGKLVGAVTHVFINDPTKGFGVYLDWMINE; encoded by the coding sequence CGGAAGATATAAGCTGGGATTATGGATAAGAGACAGTGCTGCGGGTATCGGAACTTTGACATTTATTAAAGAAATCAAAAACGGATACAGTTTTGGAGCATTAGGTCATCCTATCTGCGATCCCGATACTTTGACAGTGGTACCTGTAAGATCAGGAGATATTTATAGATGCAATGTCGTAGGTATAAAGAGAAGTGAAAAAGGTGCGCCTGGTGAAATAAAGGGTGTGTTTTTAAAAGAAGGCAAAAGATTAGGAGAAATAAAGAAGAACAATAAGTTTGGCGTATTTGGTTCAATGAATGAAAGATTAATCAATCCTTTGTTTCCCAAGCCTATTGAAGTTTGTCCTAGACGCGCTGTAAAACCAGGCAAAGCCAAAATTGTAACCACTGTTGGCGATGAAGTTAAACAGTATGACATAGAGATAATTAAGACCAATTATCAAAGGTCAAGTGAAGAAAAAAGTATGGTAATCAGAGTCGTTGACAGCGAACTATTACAAAAAACAGGCGGAATAGTGCAGGGTATGAGCGGAAGCCCGATTATTCAAAACGGCAAACTTGTAGGTGCGGTAACTCATGTTTTTATTAATGACCCTACAAAAGGTTTTGGCGTTTATCTTGATTGGATGATAAATGAATAA
- a CDS encoding sporulation initiation factor Spo0A C-terminal domain-containing protein, with amino-acid sequence MNIEKSIYNYLLSLKLMPTLKGFNYLKSAILLVINDGSFCSLKHTIYPWIAKTYNTTPQNVERSISNAIDTAWLNGNINVLKAEFGETVNEYRGKPTNKEFICMAADRIRQRIKVINI; translated from the coding sequence ATGAATATTGAAAAAAGCATTTATAACTATTTGTTATCTCTAAAATTAATGCCCACCTTAAAAGGATTTAACTATCTAAAAAGTGCTATTTTATTAGTTATTAATGACGGGAGCTTTTGTTCCTTAAAACACACAATATATCCTTGGATAGCTAAAACCTATAATACAACACCTCAAAACGTAGAGAGAAGCATAAGCAATGCAATAGATACCGCATGGCTTAATGGCAATATAAATGTTTTAAAAGCCGAATTTGGTGAGACAGTTAACGAATATAGAGGAAAGCCAACTAATAAAGAATTTATCTGTATGGCAGCAGATCGCATACGCCAGAGAATAAAAGTTATTAATATATAA